The following coding sequences are from one Gossypium raimondii isolate GPD5lz chromosome 4, ASM2569854v1, whole genome shotgun sequence window:
- the LOC105780338 gene encoding uncharacterized protein LOC105780338: MGSLSGIIQRPLAAAAAVAVASVSADFSVKLPSWDTCSTSEQIRTSTSSSLPEPKSSFVDHISASKLANFSFVTRIRVPIPSVKFPVPNSARDFVPKSSSFASSPLLVNLYQSAELSKASKPVAFKHNIPTSAPDVLYRWHLPEPSAIDVSGNSDCSTAKSRTAVVLLGWLGSKQKHLKKYADWYTSRGYHVITFTFPMIDIINYQDGGKAEKDVDMLVNHLADWLEEEYGENLVFHTFSNTGWLTYGVILEKFQKQDPSLMGRIRGCIVDSAPVAALDPQVWASGFSAAFLKKHSVATKGFPGSVEPGMGTLVGKKEVSEPKPALTEAALLVVLEKFFGVVLNFPGVNRRLSNVLGLLSSGQPNCPQLYIYSSADRVIPAKRVESFIEEQKRSGHEVRACNFVSTPHVDHFRNDPKLYTSQLSRFLEDCVHTCCKDS; the protein is encoded by the exons ATGGGTTCCTTGTCAGGAATCATTCAACGTCCTCTAGCAGCCGCTGCTGCGGTGGCCGTGGCTTCGGTCTCTGCCGATTTTAGTGTTAAGCTTCCATCGTGGGATACTTGTTCAACCTCTGAACAAATTCGAACTTCAACATCTAGTTCCTTACCAGAGCCCAAGTCCTCATTTGTGGATCATATATCAGCTTCTAAGCTTGCAAACTTCTCTTTTGTTACTAGAATCCGAGTGCCTATCCCTAGTGTTAAGTTTCCGGTTCCAAATTCAGCCCGGGATTTTGTTCCCAAAAGCTCTTCTTTTGCTTCATCTCCGTTGCTGGTTAATTTATATCAGTCAGCTGAGTTATCTAAAGCATCAAAGCCTGTTGCATTTAAACACAATATCCCTACCTCAGCCCCTGATGTTTTATACAGATGGCATTTGCCAGAGCCATCTGCCATTGATGTTTCTGGGAACTCTGATTGTTCGACAGCTAAGTCTCGCACAGCTGTAGTCTTATTAGGATGGTTGGGGTCTAAGCAGAAACATCTCAAGAAATATGCAGATTGGTATACCTCCAGAGGCTATCATGTCATTACCTTCACCTTTCCAATGATTGATATTATCAATTATCAAGATGGTGGGAAAGCTGAGAAGGACGTCGACATGCTTGTTAATCACTTGGCTGATTGGTTGGAAGAGGAGTATGGGGAAAACCTGGTTTTTCACACTTTTAGCAATACTGGCTGGTTAAC ATATGGAGTTATTCTTGAGAAGTTTCAGAAGCAGGATCCTTCCTTAATGGGAAGGATAAGAGGTTGCATTGTGGATTCAGCCCCTGTTGCAGCCCTTGACCCTCAG GTCTGGGCTTCAGGTTTCTCAGccgcttttctgaagaaacatagtGTTGCAACAAAAGGATTTCCAGGATCAGTTGAACCTGGTATGGGGACGTTAGTCGGCAAAAAAGAAGTCTCAGAACCGAAGCCTGCACTAACTGAAGCTGCTTTGCTGGTGGTCCTGGAGAAGTTCTTTGGGGTGGTTTTGAATTTTCCTGGTGTTAACAG GAGGCTTTCCAATGTATTAGGCTTGCTGTCATCTGGACAACCTAACTGTCCGCAGTTATATATCTATAGTTCTGCAGATCGAGTCATCCCTGCCAAACGGGTGGAATCGTTTATCGAGGAGCAGAAGAGATCCGGGCATGAGGTTCGGGCATGCAACTTCGTGTCCACACCTCATGTTGATCATTTTAGAAATGACCCAAAACTGTATACAAGTCAGCTCAGCCGGTTTTTGGAGGACTGTGTGCATACTTGTTGCAAAGATTCTTAA
- the LOC105779902 gene encoding transcription factor SRM1: MTVEEADSSSKWSREQDKAFENALASYPEDFSDRWEKIAANVPGKTLEEIKEHYELLEDDVNRIESGCVPLPPYNSSESSAADEGAGKKGSSHSGNCNSESNHGSKNSRSDQERRKGIAWTEDEHRLFLLGLDKYGKGDWRSISRNFVVTRTPTQVASHAQKYFIRLNSMNKDRRRSSIHDITSVGNGDVSAPQGPITGQSNGTASGGSAAKSTKQPPGHSVAPPCISVHGVPTMGQPIGGPLISAVGTPVNLPAPAHMAYGVRATLPGAVVPGAPVTYPMPHTAAHR, translated from the exons ATGACCGTGGAGGAAGCCGATAGCAGCTCCAAGTGGAGTAGGGAGCAAGATAAGGCATTTGAGAATGCTCTTGCATCTTATCCTGAGGACTTTTCAGATCGATGGGAGAAAATTGCAGCTAATGTACCTGGAAAAACTTTGGAAGAGATTAAAGAACACTATGAGCTTCTAGAGGATGATGTTAACCGGATTGAATCTGGTTGTGTGCCTCTGCCGCCATATAATTCTTCCGAGAGTTCAGCAGCTGATGAAGGAGCTGGTAAGAAGGGGAGCAGCCATTCAGGGAATTGTAACAGTGAGTCAAATCATGGGAGTAAGAATTCAAGGTCAGATCAAGAACGTCGGAAGGGGATTGCTTGGACAGAGGATGAGCACAG GTTATTTCTTCTTGGTCTGGATAAATATGGGAAAGGTGACTGGCGAAGCATATCCCGGAACTTTGTGGTCACAAGAACGCCAACACAAGTAGCAAGTCACgctcaaaaatatttcattagaTTGAACTCAATGAACAAAGATAGAAGGCGATCTAGCATCCATGACATTACCAGTGTTGGCAATGGGGATGTTTCAGCACCCCAAGGTCCGATCACCGGTCAATCAAACGGCACCGCATCCGGGGGTTCTGCAGCAAAATCAACCAAACAGCCGCCCGGACATTCTGTTGCACCACCCTGTATCAGTGTGCATGGAGTTCCAACTATGGGGCAACCAATAGGAGGTCCCCTCATCTCAGCAGTTGGCACGCCAGTGAACCTTCCTGCTCCGGCACATATGGCTTACGGAGTCAGAGCTACATTACCAGGAGCAGTGGTTCCAGGTGCACCCGTGACATACCCTATGCCGCATACAGCTGCTCATAGGTAA
- the LOC105780507 gene encoding FAD synthetase 2, chloroplastic, whose product MPQKPYPLLLTVTSSSSVRCSFAAKHILHFVYLFILTIITIKVRQKMLACGGSRISHQNLGSRFCSTGIFHLSSFTVKPPSYATATVAAIVDNNSHNPRFHPRFVSSSSLQSKSPGDIPFPPVSFSQREDEHEKPSEALSSVAGGIVALGKFDALHIGHRELAIQASKVGTPYLLSFVGMAEVLGWDPRPPVVAQCDRERVLSSWAPYCGNVAPKEFQVQFMSVRHLSPRQFVEKLARELGVCGVVAGENYRFGYKAAGDASELVRLCDEFGMGAYIINSVMDRHQDARNMNRLDLKDRGQVSSTRVRQALAEGDMKYVSELLGRPHRLLLTIKDWESLTSTSSTQRMSAPRSSLLNLPPKDGFYENCSLLFGEQNAVTCRVSIDTSHIHLEMDRVDFCDNDYSQKSQVLGIEFGELKS is encoded by the exons ATGCCGCAAAAGCCCTACCCGTTGCTACTTACTGTTACTTCATCTTCTTCAGTACGATGTAGTTTTGCCGCAAAACACATCCTAcactttgtttatttatttattttaacaataataacaataaaagttCGACAAAAAATGTTGGCTTGTGGCGGCTCTCGCATCTCTCATCAAAATTTGGGTTCACGATTTTGCTCCACCGGAATCTTTCACCTCTCTTCTTTCACGGTTAAACCTCCCTCCTACGCTACCGCCACCGTCGCCGCGATTGTTGATAATAATTCTCATAATCCTCGATTTCATCCTCGATTTGTTTCTTCCTCTAGTCTTCAATCCAAATCCCCCGGCGACATTCCTTTTCCCCCCGTCTCCTTCAg CCAACGAGAAGACGAGCATGAGAAGCCCTCTGAAGCACTATCCTCAGTGGCAG GAGGGATAGTGGCATTGGGAAAATTTGATGCTCTTCACATTGGTCATAGAGAACTTGCAATTCAAGCATCAAAGGTTGGAACCCCATACCTTTTGTCATTTGTAGGAATGGCTGAAGTTCTTGGTTGGGACCCTAG GCCACCCGTAGTTGCACAATGTGATCGTGAGCGTGTTCTTTCCTCTTGGGCTCCATATTGTGGTAATGTGGCTCCCAAGGAATTCCAGGTACAGTTTATGAGCGTTAGGCATCTTAGTCCGAGGCAGTTTGTAGAGAAGTTAGCGAGGGAGCTCGGAGTTTGTGGAGTTGTGGCAG GTGAAAACTATCGCTTTGGCTATAAAGCTGCTGGTGATGCCTCAGAATTGGTGAGACTCTGTGATGAGTTTGGTATGGGTGCTTACATAATAAATTCTGTCATGGACAGGCACCAAGATGCAAGAAATATGAACCGTTTAGATTTAAAAGACAGGGGACAAGTATCATCTACCCGTGTTCGGCAGGCTTTAGCTGAAGGTGACATGAAATACGTGTCAGAGCTTCTAGGCCGCCCGCATCGTTTATTATTGACGATTAAAGACTGGGAAAGCTTAACTAGTACTAGCAGTACACAAAGGATGTCAGCACCAAGATCTTCTTTGCTAAATCTACCACCAAAAGATGGTTTTTACGAGAACTGTTCTCTTTTATTTGGAGAACAAAATGCAGTAACATGTAGAGTGTCTATCGACACATCGCATATCCATCTAGAGATGGATCGGGTAGATTTTTGTGATAATGACTATTCTCAAAAATCACAGGTCTTGGGTATTGAATTTGGTGAATTAAAGAGTTAA
- the LOC105779901 gene encoding mitochondrial import receptor subunit TOM40-1, whose amino-acid sequence MAGLVPPGTTAIPAEASKTAHTKAEEKTDYMNLPCPIPFEELQREALMSLKPETFEGLRFDFTKGLNQKFSLSHSVVMGPTEIPSQSAETIKIPTAHYEFGANFIDPNLMLIGRVLTDGRVNARVKWDLTDNLSVKANAQLTNEPHMSHGMVNFDYKGKDYRSQFQMGNGALFGASYIQSVTPHLSLAGEVFWAGQHRKSGLGYAARYETDKMVAAGQVASTGMVALSYVQKVSEKVSLASDFMYNYMTKDVTASVGYDYILRQCRLRGKIDSNGCTTAYLEERLNMGLNFILSAEIDHSKKDYKFGFGLTVG is encoded by the exons ATGGCGGGGCTTGTACCTCCAGGTACTACCGCAATTCCAGCCGAGGCATCCAAGACGGCACATACCAAAGCTGAGGAGAAAACCGATTACATGAATCTCCCATGTCCTATTCCTTTTGAAGAGCTCCAACGCGAAGCTCTCA TGTCTCTGAAGCCAGAAACTTTTGAAGGATTGCGCTTTGATTTCACCAAAGGGCTAAATCAGAAATTCTCACTGAGTCACAG TGTGGTTATGGGCCCAACAGAAATTCCTTCTCAATCTGCTGAAACCATTAAAATTCCTACTGCTCACTATGAATTTGGTGCCAACTTCATTGATCCAAAT TTGATGCTTATTGGGAGGGTGCTGACTGATGGTAGAGTCAATGCGAGAGTGAAATGGGATTTGACAGACAATCTTTCTGTGAAGGCTAATGCTCag CTCACAAATGAGCCCCATATGTCACATGGCATGGTCAACTTTGATTACAAG GGTAAAGACTACAGGTCTCAGTTTCAAATGGGAAATGGTGCTTTATTTGGAGCTAGTTATATCCAG AGTGTGACACCGCATTTATCCTTAGCTGGTGAAGTATTTTGGGCTGGTCAGCACCGGAAGTCAGGCCTTGGTTATGCTGCCCGATATGAAACAGATAAGATG GTAGCTGCAGGGCAAGTTGCAAGTACCGGAATGGTTGCTTTGAGCTATGTTCAGAAAGTTTCTGAGAAG GTTTCTTTAGCGTCAGATTTCATGTATAACTACATGACAAAAGACGTGACGGCAAGTGTGGGCTATGATTACATCCTTAGACAG TGCCGCTTGAGGGGGAAGATTGATTCTAATGGATGCACTACTGCTTACCTTGAAGAGCGGTTaaatatgggcctaaatttCATCCTCTCCGCGGAG ATAGATCATAGTAAGAAAGACTACAAATTTGGGTTCGGATTGACTGTCGGGTGA